The following proteins are encoded in a genomic region of Burkholderia pyrrocinia:
- a CDS encoding GNAT family N-acetyltransferase, protein MPETQATLRAATTHDANLIARLHTLSWQTAYSQILPAAYLSDEVPTEHAVRWRKYLDRNEKEWGLVLIAESDSEPVGFVSAERPVDPARGVLLDCLHVHPSHHGSGTGKRMIEAVRAWARTLGVDKVHLQVLDGNVRAIGFYEHNGWQLAAIETNRIGQTEVTDRIYEIPA, encoded by the coding sequence ATGCCGGAAACCCAGGCCACGCTTCGTGCCGCGACAACGCACGACGCGAACCTCATCGCTCGCCTGCACACCCTGAGCTGGCAAACCGCATACAGCCAAATCCTTCCGGCGGCCTATCTATCCGACGAGGTGCCGACGGAACACGCGGTCCGGTGGCGGAAATATCTCGATCGCAATGAAAAGGAGTGGGGCCTCGTGCTGATCGCCGAGTCGGATAGCGAACCCGTCGGCTTCGTCAGTGCCGAACGCCCGGTCGATCCGGCGCGCGGCGTGCTGCTCGACTGCCTGCACGTCCATCCATCGCATCACGGCAGCGGTACAGGCAAGCGCATGATCGAAGCCGTTCGCGCGTGGGCCCGAACGCTCGGCGTGGACAAGGTCCATCTGCAGGTGCTGGACGGCAATGTGCGCGCGATCGGTTTCTATGAGCACAACGGCTGGCAATTGGCAGCTATCGAAACGAACCGCATCGGCCAGACAGAGGTCACCGATCGGATCTACGAGATACCGGCCTAG
- a CDS encoding plasmid fertility inhibition factor family protein produces the protein MALARAQQNGVDIWIIPLPGHAPYAYTHLKRVFSSDDSRHRVVTIDLKKLLACADRDTTDYVLPSVQYWAPGKAAGIREFLDPDQDRIPDMPFITFRETRTRMLLGIPGLSKVGVASFRNGQHRARYLAFAGATALPVEVHETEADLLVRYCGE, from the coding sequence ATGGCACTCGCCCGCGCACAACAGAACGGCGTAGATATCTGGATTATCCCGCTTCCCGGGCACGCCCCCTATGCCTATACGCACCTCAAGCGGGTATTCTCGTCCGACGACTCGCGCCATCGGGTCGTGACGATCGACCTGAAGAAACTGCTGGCATGTGCCGACCGCGACACGACGGACTATGTGCTGCCGTCGGTACAGTACTGGGCCCCTGGAAAAGCCGCGGGTATTCGCGAGTTCCTCGATCCGGACCAGGACAGGATTCCGGACATGCCGTTCATCACGTTTCGCGAGACGAGAACGCGAATGCTGCTCGGCATCCCCGGTCTGTCGAAAGTCGGCGTCGCGTCGTTCCGCAACGGCCAGCATCGCGCACGCTATCTTGCCTTTGCAGGCGCGACGGCCTTGCCTGTCGAGGTGCATGAGACGGAGGCCGATTTGCTCGTGCGGTATTGCGGCGAGTAA
- a CDS encoding DUF695 domain-containing protein, giving the protein MTDAWGTFPARMGDHQAFISVNQSFAEIAEGDPRTSLLSVRVPFAHPTPEGLPTGDEFADLAKIEDLLDATITAKGGVQVGRITVDGNRDFLFYVPFDAEAAAEIVDSLTEQTTYALQYAHQDDPDREAYWQTLYPTDDDWQIMRDMRVLDALRQKGDASDVSRRVMHWAYFPDPSDAHQFADWAEAKGYPVESVAPTEDGKSAVRFSHEGTMALADITRHTIAINREVRSLGGEYDGWETSVEQAG; this is encoded by the coding sequence ATGACCGACGCCTGGGGAACCTTCCCTGCCAGAATGGGCGACCATCAGGCTTTCATCAGCGTCAACCAGAGCTTTGCGGAAATCGCGGAAGGCGATCCGCGCACGTCGCTGCTCAGCGTGCGCGTCCCCTTTGCGCATCCGACGCCCGAGGGCCTGCCGACCGGCGACGAATTCGCCGACCTCGCGAAGATCGAGGATCTGCTGGACGCCACGATCACCGCGAAAGGCGGCGTGCAAGTCGGCCGCATCACCGTCGACGGAAATCGGGATTTCCTTTTCTACGTGCCGTTCGACGCAGAGGCAGCGGCGGAGATCGTCGACTCGCTGACCGAACAGACAACCTACGCGCTTCAGTACGCCCACCAGGACGATCCGGACAGGGAAGCGTACTGGCAGACCCTTTACCCGACCGACGACGACTGGCAGATCATGCGCGACATGCGTGTGCTGGATGCGCTGCGACAGAAAGGCGACGCCAGCGACGTGAGCCGGCGCGTGATGCACTGGGCGTACTTCCCCGACCCGAGCGACGCACACCAGTTCGCGGACTGGGCCGAAGCGAAAGGCTATCCGGTCGAATCGGTCGCACCGACCGAAGACGGCAAGTCGGCCGTACGGTTTTCGCACGAAGGAACCATGGCACTGGCCGACATCACGCGCCATACGATCGCGATCAATCGCGAGGTGCGCTCGCTCGGAGGTGAATACGACGGATGGGAAACCAGCGTCGAACAGGCTGGCTGA
- a CDS encoding phosphatidylserine/phosphatidylglycerophosphate/cardiolipin synthase: MSIFAVNGVRIDPLSARVTHVRWAAVNPADRSWAATPSEAPVAEVARALASGNDVRAIFSESDATAIGPRLKRVLYRDASEGIELDIDATSESRTLRDLPQI, encoded by the coding sequence ATGTCGATATTCGCAGTGAATGGTGTCCGAATCGATCCGCTCAGCGCGCGCGTGACACACGTGCGCTGGGCGGCCGTGAATCCGGCCGATCGGTCGTGGGCGGCGACGCCGAGCGAGGCACCGGTGGCGGAAGTGGCGCGTGCGCTCGCGTCCGGCAACGATGTCCGCGCGATCTTCTCGGAATCGGATGCAACCGCGATCGGGCCCAGGCTGAAACGCGTGCTGTATCGCGATGCGTCGGAAGGCATCGAGCTCGACATCGATGCAACGAGCGAGTCGCGCACGTTGCGGGATCTTCCGCAAATCTGA
- a CDS encoding aspartyl-tRNA synthetase, giving the protein MNDERETNDSNWHVDPVAGTVTGPLPVTLAVDSRSLKRRAAVCTVLAAASMGGYAAAPTLWPVAALAVLLALAGAAFFVASRRRMALHIDETGFRLIGSAREKAVTQWRDVIEFRIISVAGNRYIGYQFSAHSSRTKVPGGVMLPISRFADLPLDAVAGLLEACRRQFGVPDDRANRTG; this is encoded by the coding sequence TTGAACGACGAACGCGAAACGAACGATTCCAACTGGCACGTCGATCCCGTCGCGGGAACGGTAACCGGCCCGTTGCCGGTGACGCTGGCGGTCGACAGCCGGAGCCTGAAAAGAAGGGCGGCCGTCTGCACGGTGCTGGCCGCGGCGAGCATGGGCGGTTATGCGGCCGCCCCGACACTCTGGCCCGTGGCGGCGCTGGCCGTGTTGCTGGCGCTGGCGGGCGCAGCCTTCTTCGTCGCGTCGCGGCGCAGGATGGCGCTGCATATCGACGAGACGGGCTTCAGACTGATCGGCTCCGCGCGTGAAAAGGCCGTCACGCAATGGCGCGACGTCATCGAATTCCGGATCATCAGCGTCGCCGGAAATCGTTACATCGGCTACCAGTTCTCGGCGCATTCGTCGCGCACCAAGGTGCCGGGTGGCGTGATGCTGCCGATTTCCCGGTTCGCCGATCTTCCGCTCGACGCGGTGGCCGGATTGCTGGAGGCCTGCCGCCGGCAGTTCGGCGTGCCTGACGACCGGGCCAACCGAACGGGCTGA
- a CDS encoding VOC family protein — translation MSTSVKPIPEGMRTLTPHLICAGAVAAIDFYKRAFNASEQFRLAMPDGRLAHACLVIGDSTLMLVDEMPEHGALGPKALKGTAVCLHLYVPDTDAAIAKAVAAGATVTIPAADMFWGDRYGQVEDPFGHRWSLATHQRDLTPEQIAEAMSSAPPCGS, via the coding sequence ATGTCCACGTCCGTCAAACCGATCCCGGAAGGGATGCGCACGCTGACGCCGCACCTGATCTGCGCCGGTGCAGTTGCAGCCATCGACTTCTACAAGCGCGCATTCAATGCGAGCGAACAGTTTCGTCTGGCGATGCCTGATGGCAGGCTCGCGCATGCGTGCCTCGTGATTGGCGATTCGACACTGATGCTGGTGGATGAAATGCCCGAGCACGGCGCGCTCGGGCCGAAGGCGCTGAAAGGCACGGCGGTCTGTCTGCACCTGTACGTGCCGGACACCGATGCGGCGATCGCGAAGGCTGTCGCGGCCGGCGCGACGGTCACGATACCGGCCGCCGACATGTTCTGGGGCGATCGCTACGGACAGGTCGAGGATCCGTTCGGGCATCGCTGGTCGCTCGCGACGCATCAGCGCGACCTGACGCCCGAGCAGATCGCGGAGGCGATGAGCAGCGCGCCGCCGTGCGGGAGCTGA
- a CDS encoding phospholipase D family protein, which produces MLSRNRLAAACLAASLLATPFAAFGKTQSESLLQQAIDFVSRWLPAPTHEAPATQVVESAFSPDGGAEALVLKAIGAARSSIRVAAYSFTSPPVTRALLAAKRRGVNVAVVVDDKGNRAKSSKQALNLLVNAGIPTRTIDAYAIHHDKYLVIDAEHVETGSFNYSASAASRNSENVVVVWNNPQLASRYLTHWQSRFDQGAPYRSSY; this is translated from the coding sequence ATGTTGTCGCGCAATCGCCTCGCCGCCGCCTGTCTCGCCGCTTCCCTGCTCGCCACACCGTTCGCCGCCTTCGGCAAGACGCAAAGTGAATCGCTGCTCCAGCAGGCGATCGACTTCGTGTCGCGATGGCTGCCGGCGCCCACCCACGAAGCACCCGCGACACAGGTTGTCGAATCGGCGTTCTCGCCCGACGGCGGCGCCGAGGCGCTCGTGCTGAAAGCGATCGGCGCCGCGCGCAGCTCGATCCGCGTCGCCGCCTATTCGTTCACGTCGCCGCCCGTCACGCGCGCACTGCTCGCCGCAAAGCGGCGCGGCGTCAATGTTGCCGTGGTCGTCGACGACAAAGGCAACCGCGCAAAGAGCAGCAAGCAGGCGCTGAACCTGCTCGTCAACGCCGGCATCCCGACACGCACGATCGATGCCTATGCGATCCATCACGACAAGTACCTCGTGATCGATGCCGAGCACGTCGAAACGGGTTCGTTCAACTACAGCGCGTCGGCGGCCAGCCGCAATTCCGAGAACGTCGTCGTGGTGTGGAACAATCCGCAACTCGCGTCGCGCTACCTCACGCACTGGCAAAGCCGCTTCGACCAGGGCGCGCCGTACCGCTCCAGCTACTGA
- a CDS encoding winged helix-turn-helix transcriptional regulator, whose amino-acid sequence MKWDDIGTLNCSVARTLAVLGDRWTMLILRNAFLGCRRFDAFQAQLGLTRHVLAERLARLVDEGVLVKRAYQERPPRFEYRLTEKGLDLYPALLALMAWGDRWKDDGQGPPLQLRHRTCGQLMHAVTVCSACGEPLDARDVQPEPGPGWIALDEAGAPAVKE is encoded by the coding sequence ATGAAATGGGATGACATCGGCACGCTGAACTGTTCGGTTGCACGCACGCTCGCCGTACTCGGCGATCGCTGGACCATGCTGATCCTCCGCAACGCGTTCCTCGGCTGCCGCCGCTTCGACGCGTTCCAGGCCCAGCTCGGCCTCACGCGTCATGTCCTGGCCGAGCGGCTTGCGCGGCTCGTCGACGAAGGTGTGCTGGTCAAGCGCGCGTATCAGGAGCGCCCGCCGCGCTTCGAATACCGGCTGACGGAAAAGGGCCTCGACCTCTACCCGGCCCTCCTCGCGCTGATGGCGTGGGGCGACCGCTGGAAGGATGACGGCCAGGGGCCGCCGCTGCAATTGCGCCACCGTACCTGCGGCCAGTTGATGCACGCGGTGACCGTGTGCTCGGCCTGCGGCGAACCGCTCGACGCACGCGACGTGCAGCCGGAGCCCGGGCCCGGATGGATCGCGCTCGATGAAGCCGGAGCGCCTGCGGTCAAGGAATGA
- a CDS encoding PaaI family thioesterase, whose amino-acid sequence MNPLSLSGLDLLRAAAAGDVPLASISETIPMRPLDVELGYVKFSARADGRHLNPLGGVHGGFAATVLDSVTGCAVHSMLDAGIGYGTVDLHVKMLRPVPRDVDLIAEGRVIHLSRSLGVAEGTLKTPDDKIVAHASATCFIQRPQ is encoded by the coding sequence ATGAATCCGCTTTCCCTGTCTGGCCTCGATCTGCTGCGCGCCGCAGCGGCGGGCGATGTGCCGCTCGCATCGATTTCCGAGACGATCCCGATGCGTCCGCTGGACGTCGAGCTCGGCTATGTGAAGTTTTCGGCGCGTGCGGATGGCCGGCACCTGAATCCGCTCGGCGGCGTGCACGGCGGGTTCGCCGCGACGGTGCTCGATTCGGTCACGGGTTGCGCGGTGCATTCGATGCTCGACGCGGGCATCGGCTATGGCACGGTCGATCTGCATGTGAAGATGCTGCGGCCCGTGCCGCGCGACGTCGATCTGATCGCGGAAGGGCGCGTGATTCACCTGTCGCGTTCGCTGGGCGTGGCGGAGGGCACGCTGAAGACGCCGGACGACAAGATCGTCGCGCATGCGTCGGCGACCTGCTTCATTCAGCGGCCGCAGTAA
- a CDS encoding NADP(H)-dependent aldo-keto reductase, with product MEYRTLGDSGIEVSLVGLGTMTWGEQNSERDAHEQIDYAIGQGVTLIDAAEMYPVPPKPDTQGRTEQYIGTWLAQHRAQRDRIVLATKIAGPARQPHNPRHIRGAGNQFDRKNLTEALDGSLKRLQTDYVDLYQLHWPDRSTTTFGRPAYPWVDDAYTVPIEETLGVLAEFVKAGKVRAIGVSNETPWGVAQFLCAAEQSGLPRIASIQNPYSLLNRTFENGLSEFTHRDGVGLLAYSPLAFGWLSGKYENGARPAGARITLFERFQRYSKPQAVEATSRYVSLAQRHGLSPAQLALAFVNSRPFVRSNLVGATSLEQLKENIGSIDVKLSDEILAEIDALHELQPNPAP from the coding sequence ATGGAATACCGCACACTCGGCGATTCGGGCATCGAGGTCAGCCTGGTCGGTCTCGGCACGATGACGTGGGGCGAGCAGAATTCGGAGCGCGACGCGCACGAGCAGATCGACTACGCGATCGGGCAGGGCGTGACGTTGATCGATGCCGCGGAGATGTATCCGGTGCCGCCGAAGCCCGACACGCAGGGGCGCACCGAGCAGTACATCGGCACCTGGCTCGCGCAGCATCGCGCGCAGCGCGACCGCATCGTGCTCGCAACGAAGATCGCGGGGCCGGCGCGGCAGCCGCACAATCCGCGCCATATTCGCGGCGCGGGCAACCAGTTCGACCGCAAGAACCTGACCGAGGCACTCGACGGCAGTCTCAAGCGCCTGCAGACCGACTATGTCGATCTCTACCAGTTGCACTGGCCCGATCGCAGCACGACGACGTTTGGCCGTCCCGCCTATCCGTGGGTCGACGACGCGTATACGGTGCCGATCGAGGAAACGCTCGGCGTGCTCGCGGAATTCGTGAAAGCCGGCAAGGTGCGCGCGATCGGCGTGTCGAACGAAACGCCATGGGGCGTCGCGCAGTTCCTGTGCGCGGCCGAGCAGTCCGGGCTGCCGCGCATCGCGAGCATCCAGAATCCGTACAGCCTGCTGAACCGCACGTTCGAGAACGGGCTGTCGGAATTCACGCATCGCGACGGTGTCGGCCTGCTCGCGTATTCGCCGCTCGCGTTCGGCTGGCTGTCCGGCAAGTACGAGAACGGCGCGCGTCCGGCCGGCGCGCGCATTACGCTGTTCGAGCGCTTCCAGCGCTACAGCAAGCCGCAGGCCGTCGAGGCGACGTCGCGTTACGTCTCGCTCGCGCAGCGTCACGGGCTGTCGCCCGCGCAGCTCGCGCTGGCGTTCGTCAACAGCCGGCCATTCGTGCGCAGTAACCTGGTCGGTGCGACGTCGCTCGAGCAATTGAAGGAGAACATCGGCAGCATCGACGTGAAGCTGTCCGACGAGATCCTCGCCGAGATCGACGCGCTGCACGAACTGCAGCCGAACCCGGCGCCGTAA
- a CDS encoding MFS transporter — MNTTTLTSQEAARPSAAKIRRIIFAASIGNALEWFDLIVYGFFAVTIAKLFFPASSEATSLMLTLGTFGLSYLIRPIGGFVLGAYADRSGRKASLLLSIAMMMVGTLLIALMPTYASIGMLAPLGIMLSRLMQGFSAGGEFASSTAFLVEHAPQRRGFMSSWQFASQGLATLLASGFGALLTTTLTPAQLESWGWRVPFLFGLAIGPIGLYIRRYVDEGVEFKTQARSEAPVRELFADQKLRLLLSIGALVISTAINYMVLYMPTYAIKQLGLPASTGFAATLATGFVLTLATPVVGHLSDRTGRIRMMAVAAVLMLVTVLPTFAWLTRHASFATMLAALVWIGALKAMYCGALPALMAELFPSQTRATGLAVSYNTGVTLFGGFAPFVITWLISTTGNRLSPALYLMGCALLSLAALFVARTRLKMR, encoded by the coding sequence ATGAATACGACCACCCTGACCTCGCAGGAAGCCGCCCGCCCCAGCGCCGCGAAGATCCGGCGCATCATCTTCGCGGCGTCGATCGGCAACGCGCTCGAATGGTTCGACCTGATCGTCTACGGCTTCTTCGCGGTGACGATCGCCAAGCTGTTCTTCCCCGCGTCGAGCGAAGCGACGTCGCTGATGCTGACACTCGGCACGTTCGGGCTGTCCTACCTGATCCGGCCGATCGGCGGTTTCGTGCTCGGCGCGTACGCGGACCGCTCGGGCCGCAAGGCGTCGCTGCTGCTGTCGATCGCGATGATGATGGTCGGCACGCTGCTGATCGCGCTGATGCCGACCTACGCATCGATCGGCATGCTCGCGCCGCTCGGGATCATGCTGTCGCGGCTGATGCAGGGCTTTTCCGCGGGCGGCGAATTCGCGAGTTCGACCGCGTTCCTCGTCGAGCACGCACCGCAGCGGCGCGGCTTCATGTCGAGCTGGCAGTTCGCGAGCCAGGGCCTCGCGACGCTGCTCGCGTCGGGCTTCGGCGCACTGCTGACGACCACGCTGACACCCGCGCAACTCGAAAGCTGGGGCTGGCGCGTGCCGTTCCTGTTCGGTCTCGCGATCGGCCCGATCGGCCTGTACATCCGACGCTACGTCGACGAAGGCGTCGAGTTCAAGACGCAGGCACGCTCCGAAGCGCCCGTGCGCGAGCTGTTCGCGGACCAGAAGTTGCGGCTGCTGCTGTCGATCGGCGCGCTGGTGATCTCGACCGCGATCAACTACATGGTGCTGTACATGCCGACCTATGCGATCAAGCAGCTCGGGCTGCCCGCGTCGACGGGCTTCGCGGCGACGCTCGCGACCGGCTTCGTGCTGACGCTCGCCACGCCGGTCGTCGGCCATCTGTCCGATCGCACCGGGCGGATCCGCATGATGGCGGTCGCGGCCGTCCTGATGCTCGTCACCGTGTTGCCGACGTTCGCGTGGCTCACGCGCCACGCGTCGTTCGCGACGATGCTCGCCGCACTGGTCTGGATCGGTGCGCTGAAGGCAATGTACTGCGGCGCGCTGCCGGCACTGATGGCCGAGCTGTTCCCGTCGCAGACGCGCGCAACGGGGCTCGCGGTCAGCTACAACACGGGCGTCACGCTGTTCGGCGGCTTCGCGCCGTTCGTCATCACCTGGCTGATCAGCACGACCGGCAACCGGCTGTCGCCGGCACTCTATCTGATGGGCTGCGCGCTGCTGAGCCTCGCCGCGCTGTTCGTTGCTCGCACACGGCTCAAGATGCGGTAA
- a CDS encoding M20 family metallopeptidase, with the protein MSRTAAIQHALNQFESGAFFTTLSRRVGLRTESQESDSGAALRAYLTDEIAPEAAALGFTSRIVDNPVDGGGPFLLASRHEDDALPTVLIYGHGDVVRGYDAQWRAPLSPWTLTADGDRWYGRGSADNKGQHTINLAALASVLDARGGRLGFNAKLLIEMGEETGSPGLDALCRQERDALAADVLIASDGPRIAAARPTVFLGSRGSVNFRLSLRARDGAHHSGNWGGLLRNPAIVLAHALASLVDARGAIRVAGLRPPPIPAAVRDALADLSVGGGPGDPALDADWGEPGLSAAERVFGWNTFEILAFKAGNPEHPVNAIPPVAYAHCQLRFVVGTDWEALHAHLRAHLDAHGFGDIEIDVERGAPATRVPPDDPWVRWAVASLARTTGKKPAILPNLGGTLPNEVFADTLGLPTLWVPHSYPACSQHAPDEHLLASVVSEGLQMMAGLFWDLGDDAPPVRRAAPAAADAAL; encoded by the coding sequence TTGAGCCGTACCGCCGCCATCCAGCACGCGCTGAACCAGTTCGAATCCGGTGCGTTCTTCACGACCCTGAGCCGCCGCGTCGGCCTGCGCACCGAAAGCCAGGAAAGCGACAGCGGTGCCGCGCTGCGCGCGTACCTGACCGACGAGATCGCGCCCGAGGCCGCAGCCCTCGGCTTCACGTCGCGGATCGTCGACAACCCCGTCGACGGCGGCGGCCCGTTCCTGCTTGCGTCGCGCCACGAAGACGACGCGCTGCCGACCGTGCTGATCTACGGCCACGGCGACGTCGTGCGCGGCTACGACGCGCAGTGGCGCGCGCCGCTGTCGCCATGGACGCTGACGGCCGACGGCGATCGCTGGTACGGCCGCGGCAGCGCCGACAACAAGGGCCAGCACACGATCAACCTGGCTGCGCTGGCGAGCGTGCTCGATGCGCGCGGCGGCCGGCTCGGCTTCAATGCGAAGCTGCTGATCGAGATGGGCGAGGAAACGGGGTCGCCGGGTCTCGACGCGCTGTGCCGCCAGGAGCGCGATGCGCTCGCGGCCGACGTGCTGATCGCGTCCGACGGCCCGCGCATCGCCGCCGCGCGCCCGACCGTGTTCCTCGGCTCGCGCGGCTCGGTCAACTTCAGGCTGAGCCTGCGCGCCCGCGACGGCGCGCATCACTCAGGTAACTGGGGCGGGCTGTTGCGCAATCCGGCGATCGTGCTCGCGCATGCGCTCGCGAGCCTCGTCGACGCGCGCGGCGCGATTCGCGTCGCGGGGCTGCGCCCGCCGCCGATCCCGGCTGCCGTGCGCGACGCACTCGCCGACCTGTCCGTCGGCGGCGGCCCCGGCGATCCGGCGCTCGACGCCGACTGGGGCGAGCCCGGCCTCTCCGCGGCCGAGCGCGTGTTCGGCTGGAACACGTTCGAGATCCTCGCGTTCAAGGCCGGCAATCCCGAGCACCCCGTCAATGCGATCCCGCCCGTCGCGTATGCACACTGCCAGTTGCGCTTCGTCGTCGGCACCGACTGGGAAGCGCTGCATGCGCACCTGCGCGCGCACCTCGACGCGCACGGCTTCGGCGACATCGAGATCGACGTCGAACGCGGCGCACCGGCGACGCGCGTGCCGCCGGACGATCCGTGGGTCCGCTGGGCCGTCGCGTCGCTTGCTCGAACCACCGGCAAGAAGCCCGCGATCCTGCCGAATCTCGGCGGCACGCTGCCGAACGAAGTGTTCGCCGACACGCTCGGGCTGCCGACGCTCTGGGTGCCGCACTCGTACCCGGCATGCTCGCAGCACGCACCCGACGAGCACCTGCTCGCGAGCGTCGTCAGCGAGGGGCTGCAGATGATGGCCGGCCTCTTCTGGGATCTCGGCGACGACGCGCCACCCGTTCGCCGCGCGGCGCCCGCCGCGGCCGACGCCGCCCTGTAA
- a CDS encoding LysR family transcriptional regulator: MAAFLHGLALRYFVEVARTGSISDASTRLHVAVSAISRQIAKLESELGAPLFERRPRGMALSEAGERLLAFAQRSLLEAEHVMKDIGGLDALHGSLLKIACSEGFAIDFLPGALARFKARHPGVDFSVWVVSPADATRRVRDGDADIALTFSLAPEKGVRVEHTERAPIFALVRHDHPLATRDAVSLADVARHPHVLPEAGTTVRQLIDIACALDGLLLEPELTSNNTAAMYGYARRTGAVMFTGLLSVRDRCDADGFVVVPVTNPQLRERSIQVQTMAGRDLPASVRAFRDHLIDAMQVASLPPAAARGPRRRPVR; the protein is encoded by the coding sequence ATGGCGGCTTTCCTGCATGGCCTGGCGTTGCGGTATTTCGTCGAAGTGGCGCGCACCGGCTCGATCAGCGATGCGTCCACGCGGCTGCACGTGGCCGTGTCGGCGATCAGCCGCCAGATCGCGAAGCTCGAAAGCGAGCTCGGCGCGCCGCTGTTCGAGCGCCGGCCGCGCGGGATGGCGCTGTCGGAGGCCGGCGAACGGCTGCTGGCGTTCGCGCAGCGCAGCCTGCTGGAGGCCGAGCACGTGATGAAGGACATCGGCGGGCTCGACGCACTGCACGGCAGCCTGCTGAAGATCGCGTGCTCGGAAGGGTTCGCGATCGATTTCCTGCCCGGCGCGCTCGCGCGCTTCAAGGCGCGCCACCCGGGCGTGGATTTCTCCGTGTGGGTCGTGTCGCCGGCGGACGCGACGCGGCGCGTGCGCGACGGCGATGCGGACATCGCATTGACTTTCAGCCTTGCGCCGGAGAAGGGCGTGCGCGTCGAGCACACCGAGCGCGCGCCGATCTTCGCGCTGGTGCGGCACGACCATCCGCTCGCGACGCGCGACGCGGTGTCGCTCGCCGATGTCGCGCGTCACCCGCACGTGCTGCCCGAGGCGGGCACGACGGTGCGCCAGCTGATCGACATCGCGTGCGCGCTCGACGGGCTGCTGCTCGAGCCCGAACTGACGAGCAACAACACGGCGGCGATGTACGGCTACGCGCGGCGCACGGGCGCGGTGATGTTCACGGGACTGCTGTCGGTGCGCGACCGCTGCGACGCGGACGGCTTTGTCGTCGTGCCCGTGACGAACCCGCAGCTTCGCGAGCGCAGCATCCAGGTGCAGACGATGGCGGGGCGAGATCTGCCCGCGTCGGTACGGGCGTTTCGCGACCATCTGATCGACGCGATGCAGGTCGCATCGTTGCCGCCGGCCGCCGCGCGCGGCCCGAGACGCCGGCCCGTGAGATAA